In Halopelagius inordinatus, a single genomic region encodes these proteins:
- a CDS encoding metal-dependent transcriptional regulator — protein MAPAQYLLAVRRLRADETTPVPTGAIAAELDRSPAAATEMADRLAERGLVEHEPYEGVVLTEEGDERADRLARTYEILCRFCRDVLCIDDYEAEASALVGTVSADVAERLAEVLLTDEKAPSP, from the coding sequence ATGGCTCCCGCACAGTATCTCCTCGCGGTACGTAGGCTTCGGGCGGACGAGACGACGCCCGTCCCCACCGGAGCGATAGCCGCCGAACTGGACCGCTCTCCCGCGGCGGCGACCGAGATGGCCGACCGACTGGCAGAGCGAGGACTCGTCGAACACGAACCGTACGAGGGAGTCGTTCTCACCGAAGAAGGGGACGAACGGGCGGACCGACTCGCTCGGACGTACGAGATTCTCTGTCGGTTCTGTCGTGACGTCCTCTGCATCGACGACTACGAGGCGGAGGCCTCGGCACTCGTCGGAACGGTCAGCGCGGACGTCGCAGAACGGTTAGCGGAGGTTCTTCTCACCGACGAAAAAGCGCCGTCACCGTGA
- the dpsA gene encoding DNA starvation/stationary phase protection protein DpsA produces the protein MSSQETVSRKAGSIEDNPVRLEREKAEQIIDALNTDLADAYTLYHQLHKHHWNVEGAEHLGLHRFFQEAYEEVELAADEIAERLQTLGGVPHASMATLSDAATVEPEDEDVYDVRTSMENDLEMYGDIIESYREHISLAEGLGDHTTAHMLREQLTELEEHAHVIEHYLADDTLTR, from the coding sequence ATGAGTTCCCAAGAGACCGTCAGCCGGAAAGCAGGTAGCATCGAAGACAACCCTGTCCGACTCGAACGCGAGAAGGCAGAACAGATAATCGACGCGCTGAACACCGACCTCGCGGACGCGTACACGCTCTATCACCAACTGCACAAGCACCACTGGAACGTCGAGGGTGCCGAACACCTCGGACTCCACCGGTTCTTCCAAGAGGCGTACGAGGAGGTCGAACTGGCCGCGGACGAAATCGCCGAACGCCTCCAGACGCTCGGCGGCGTCCCCCACGCGAGCATGGCGACGCTCTCGGACGCCGCGACGGTCGAACCCGAGGACGAGGACGTCTACGACGTCCGAACCTCGATGGAGAACGACCTCGAGATGTACGGCGACATCATCGAGAGCTACCGCGAGCACATCAGCCTCGCGGAGGGCCTCGGCGACCACACGACGGCCCACATGCTCCGCGAACAGCTAACCGAGTTGGAAGAACACGCCCACGTCATAGAGCACTACCTCGCAGACGACACGCTCACCCGGTGA
- the thiE gene encoding thiamine phosphate synthase translates to MNTDIETYLVTQTDLSGGRSTVDVVRAAIAGGVDAVQLREKHASARERYELGRELREMTADADVLFLVNDRVDIAAAADADGVHLGDDDLPVSVARDQLGSDAVVGRSVSTVEDARVAEDAGADYLGVGSVFSTTSKDVRDEESGIGVETVAEIAAAVDLPVVGIGGITPSNAADVVAAGADGVAVISAITGSDDPEEATRRLGTAVRNGRAS, encoded by the coding sequence ATGAATACCGACATCGAGACGTACCTCGTCACGCAGACGGACCTCTCGGGCGGCCGGTCTACGGTCGACGTCGTCCGGGCCGCCATCGCCGGCGGCGTCGATGCCGTCCAACTCCGCGAGAAGCACGCGAGCGCCCGTGAACGCTACGAACTCGGCCGGGAACTGCGAGAGATGACCGCCGACGCCGACGTCCTCTTTCTCGTCAACGACCGTGTGGATATCGCGGCCGCCGCCGACGCCGACGGCGTCCACCTCGGGGACGACGACCTGCCCGTCTCCGTCGCCCGCGACCAACTGGGCTCCGACGCCGTCGTCGGCCGGTCCGTCTCGACGGTCGAGGACGCGCGCGTCGCCGAGGACGCGGGCGCGGACTACCTCGGCGTCGGGTCCGTCTTCTCGACTACCTCGAAGGACGTGAGAGACGAGGAATCTGGAATCGGCGTGGAGACGGTCGCCGAGATAGCCGCCGCGGTCGACCTCCCCGTCGTCGGCATCGGCGGAATCACGCCCTCGAACGCCGCGGACGTCGTCGCCGCGGGGGCGGACGGCGTCGCCGTCATCTCGGCTATCACCGGGTCCGACGACCCGGAGGAGGCGACGCGTCGTCTCGGAACCGCGGTCCGAAACGGGAGGGCGAGTTGA
- the thiM gene encoding hydroxyethylthiazole kinase, with protein MTPDVNLGDALSTVRADQPLVNCLTNAVTVNEVANVTLNWGGLPVMSDDEREVGDMVAIADGCLLNMGTISERGEETMVTAGRAANEHGVPVVVDPVGVGATPTRSRVADRLLTDIDVSVVNGNYGEITALAGDDADVRGVESVGEYADIAASATAVAEATGAVVVASGEVDIVATEERAYSVDVGDEMLATVVGTGCMLGVTLAVFAAAMDDDEAAALAGTTAFGLAGEAAADGAYGEYAGPASFETAFRDAVADFDGGDADAGDRISSVATE; from the coding sequence ATGACTCCCGACGTGAACCTCGGCGACGCCCTCTCGACGGTTCGGGCGGACCAACCGCTCGTCAACTGCCTCACGAACGCGGTGACGGTCAACGAAGTCGCCAACGTGACGCTCAACTGGGGCGGACTCCCCGTCATGTCCGATGACGAACGCGAGGTGGGCGACATGGTCGCCATCGCGGACGGATGCCTGTTGAACATGGGGACGATCAGCGAACGCGGCGAAGAGACGATGGTGACCGCGGGGCGGGCGGCGAACGAACACGGCGTCCCCGTGGTGGTCGACCCGGTGGGCGTCGGCGCGACGCCGACGCGTTCGCGCGTCGCGGACCGCCTCCTCACCGATATCGACGTCAGCGTCGTCAACGGCAACTACGGCGAGATAACGGCTCTCGCCGGCGACGACGCCGACGTTCGCGGCGTCGAGTCCGTCGGCGAGTACGCGGACATCGCCGCGAGTGCGACGGCAGTCGCAGAAGCGACCGGTGCCGTCGTCGTCGCCTCCGGCGAGGTGGACATCGTCGCCACCGAAGAGAGGGCGTACAGCGTGGACGTGGGCGACGAGATGCTCGCGACCGTCGTCGGCACCGGATGCATGCTCGGCGTCACTCTCGCCGTGTTCGCCGCCGCGATGGACGACGACGAGGCGGCGGCACTGGCGGGGACGACGGCGTTCGGACTCGCGGGCGAGGCCGCCGCGGACGGGGCGTACGGCGAGTACGCTGGCCCGGCGAGTTTCGAGACGGCGTTCCGAGACGCCGTCGCCGATTTCGACGGCGGCGACGCCGACGCGGGCGACCGCATCAGTTCCGTCGCGACGGAGTGA